The DNA segment AACACCACCACCATGCAAATGgacactctctctctcttcttcatTCTAACACCAATTCTCTCAGCCTACCTCCTATGGTTCCTCCTCCTCGCCGGAACCCTAACCGGTCCAAAACCCTTCCCCTTCCTCGGCACTCTCCCGCAGCTCTTCCACAACCGCCACCGCGTCCACGATTGGATCGCCGCTAACCTCCGCGCCGCCGGCTCCTCCGCCACCTACCAAACTTGCATCATCCCCATCCCCTTCTTAGCTCGCAGGCAAGGCTTCTACACCGTCACGTGCAACCCCAAGAACCTCGAGCACGTCCTCCGCACGCGCTTCGACAACTACCCCAAGGGCCCCAGGTGGCACGCCGCCTTCCACGACCTCCTCGGCAACGGCATCTTCAACAGCGACGGCGACACCTGGCTCATGCAGCGCAAAACCGCCGCTCTCGAGTTCACCACACGCACTCTCAAACATGCCATGTCTCGCTGGGTTAACCGCTCCATCAAGAACCGGTTGTGGTGCATCATGGAGAAAGCGCAGAAAGATAACGTCTCCGTTGACCTACAAGACCTTCTTCTCCGCTTGACCTTTGACAATATCTGCGGACTCACCCTCGGTAAAGACCCCCAAACCCTTTCCCCCGAGCTTCCGGCAAACCCCTTCTCCGTCGCTTTTGACGCCGCCACTGAAGCCACCATGCACAGGTtcctattatattatattattcatttctcattttcttatttatatctattttttcttattgataaacattattataatttattaaaaacatattttattttccaattttCATGACATTAATCTCATAATGTTACAGGTTCCTCTACCCGGGAATAGTGTGGAGGTTCCAGAAGCTTCTGTGCATTGGATCCGAAAAGAGGTTAAAGGAGAGCCTCCGAGTGGTGGAAGCATACATGAACGACGCCGTTGCGGATCGCAGGGAAGCTCCCTCCGACGACTTGCTCTCGCGTTTCATGAAGAAGCGTGACGCCGCCGGCAACCCCTTCTCTGCGGAAGCGCTTCAACGCATCGTCCTAAACTTCGTCCTCGCGGGCAGGGACACCTCGTCGGTGGCGCTCACCTGGTTCTTCTGGCTCCTCATTAAGCATCCTCACGTGGAGGAAAAAATCATGAACGAGATCACGACGGTTCTCTCCGACACGCGCGGCGGAGACCGACGCCGGTGGACGGAGGACCCCCTTGACTTTGGCGAGGCGGACCGGCTGGTGTACctgaaggcggcgctggcggagACGCTGCGTCTGTACCCGTCGGTGCCGCAGGACTTCAAGCAGGCCGTCGCCGACGACGTGTTGCCGGACGGCACAGTGGTGCCGGCGGGGTCGACGGTGACGTACTCGATATACTCGGCTGGGAGGGTGGAAACGGTTTGGGGCAAGGATTGCATGGAGTTTAAACCGGAGAGGTGGCTTTCGGTTCGCGAGGACCGGTTCGAACCGCCAAAAGATGGGTTCAAGTTCGTGGCTTTCAACGCTGGACCGAGAACTTGTTTGGGGAAGGACTTAGCTTACCTCCAGATGAAATCAGTGGCCTTCGCTGTGCTCTTGCGTCACCGGCTATCGCTGGTTCCCGGTCACCGGGTGGAGCAGAAGATGTCTCTCACTCTGTTCATGAAGAATGGGCTGAAGGTGTTCTTGCATCCACGTAAGCTCCAAGGtgttgccacgtcatcataaTATCTATAAAAAATGTTTCTTTCAACAATGCAATTTCAAGATCggtaaataatatttattcatgttgaatttgtatttttgtattttgtgtaTTACTAGTGAGAGAATAGTTATGTCAACTATTTGTGGGTAATTTATATTTCTTtgttgagaaaataaaaaagagattgtgttcaaaaaaatacttttattatcCAAAAATATAGTGAAATTGTAGGAAGATGAAATGATGAGTGTGGTGTTTGGAGTGGAGAAGAAAATGGTTTAAGTGAGATATTGTCTCTACTTGAATGTAATAGTTAAGAAAGA comes from the Phaseolus vulgaris cultivar G19833 chromosome 8, P. vulgaris v2.0, whole genome shotgun sequence genome and includes:
- the LOC137826872 gene encoding cytochrome P450 86A1-like, which codes for MQMDTLSLFFILTPILSAYLLWFLLLAGTLTGPKPFPFLGTLPQLFHNRHRVHDWIAANLRAAGSSATYQTCIIPIPFLARRQGFYTVTCNPKNLEHVLRTRFDNYPKGPRWHAAFHDLLGNGIFNSDGDTWLMQRKTAALEFTTRTLKHAMSRWVNRSIKNRLWCIMEKAQKDNVSVDLQDLLLRLTFDNICGLTLGKDPQTLSPELPANPFSVAFDAATEATMHRFLYPGIVWRFQKLLCIGSEKRLKESLRVVEAYMNDAVADRREAPSDDLLSRFMKKRDAAGNPFSAEALQRIVLNFVLAGRDTSSVALTWFFWLLIKHPHVEEKIMNEITTVLSDTRGGDRRRWTEDPLDFGEADRLVYLKAALAETLRLYPSVPQDFKQAVADDVLPDGTVVPAGSTVTYSIYSAGRVETVWGKDCMEFKPERWLSVREDRFEPPKDGFKFVAFNAGPRTCLGKDLAYLQMKSVAFAVLLRHRLSLVPGHRVEQKMSLTLFMKNGLKVFLHPRKLQGVATSS